One window of the Pseudomonas sihuiensis genome contains the following:
- the ygfZ gene encoding CAF17-like 4Fe-4S cluster assembly/insertion protein YgfZ — protein MADSAYFTLLDHEGLLAVRGADAAKFLQGQVTCNINYLSASQSSLGARCTPKGRMLSSFRIVPVEDGYLLAMARELIESQQADLQKYAVFSKSKLSDESAAWVRFGLAGADAVLSELDLQLGTASDSLASAGQLLAVRLSDGRAELWAPVEEAPKLQAQLAAQLPQAPLNDWLLAQVRAGVGQVFGATRELFIPQMINLQALGGVSFKKGCYTGQEIVARMQYLGKLKRRLQRLRLVAAELPAVGVELFSPVHGSSVGEVVLAAQAGDAIELLAVLQEDAVNDGRIHLGSSEGPPLTLLDLPYQLDANQEIQR, from the coding sequence ATGGCCGATAGCGCTTACTTCACACTCCTCGATCACGAAGGCCTGCTCGCCGTACGCGGCGCGGACGCAGCCAAGTTCCTGCAGGGCCAAGTGACCTGCAATATCAATTACCTCAGTGCCAGCCAGTCCAGCCTTGGCGCCCGCTGCACGCCCAAGGGCCGCATGCTGTCGAGCTTTCGCATCGTCCCGGTGGAAGACGGCTACCTGCTGGCCATGGCACGCGAACTGATCGAGTCGCAGCAGGCCGATCTGCAGAAATATGCGGTGTTCTCCAAATCCAAGCTCAGCGACGAAAGCGCCGCCTGGGTCCGTTTTGGCCTGGCGGGCGCCGATGCCGTGCTGAGCGAACTCGATCTGCAACTGGGCACCGCCAGTGATTCCCTGGCCAGCGCCGGCCAACTGCTCGCCGTACGCCTGAGCGATGGCCGTGCCGAGCTCTGGGCGCCAGTAGAGGAAGCGCCAAAGCTGCAAGCCCAATTGGCCGCTCAACTGCCGCAGGCGCCACTGAACGACTGGTTGCTGGCCCAGGTCCGTGCGGGCGTGGGCCAGGTGTTCGGCGCCACACGCGAGCTGTTCATCCCGCAGATGATCAACCTGCAGGCCCTCGGCGGCGTGAGCTTCAAGAAAGGCTGCTACACCGGCCAGGAAATCGTCGCGCGCATGCAGTACCTGGGCAAGCTCAAGCGCCGCCTGCAACGCCTGCGTCTGGTCGCTGCAGAGCTACCGGCCGTCGGCGTCGAATTGTTCTCACCGGTGCATGGCTCCAGCGTTGGCGAAGTGGTGCTGGCGGCCCAGGCCGGCGACGCCATCGAGCTGCTCGCCGTATTGCAGGAAGACGCCGTGAACGACGGCCGCATTCATCTCGGCAGCAGTGAAGGCCCGCCCCTGACCCTGCTCGACCTGCCTTATCAGCTGGATGCCAACCAGGAAATCCAGCGCTGA
- a CDS encoding protein YgfX has product MSNPSDAFECRWQPSRWLLRLYLSVQALALLAPWLADIPMWSKLLSLVACLAHAAWVLPRHVLLTAPRAITGLRRDGFGWHLYSVAAGWQAVQLRPDSLALPRVVVLRYRLPGQRFSRGLCIARDALAPEQHRRLRLRLKFSRRRWAEPGTSASE; this is encoded by the coding sequence GTGTCCAACCCAAGTGATGCCTTCGAGTGCCGTTGGCAGCCGTCACGCTGGCTGCTGAGGCTCTACCTGTCGGTCCAGGCGCTGGCCCTGCTGGCGCCGTGGCTGGCCGACATTCCCATGTGGTCTAAGCTGCTGTCACTCGTGGCGTGCCTGGCACACGCCGCCTGGGTGCTACCGCGACACGTCCTGCTGACTGCGCCACGGGCCATCACGGGTTTGCGCCGTGATGGATTCGGCTGGCATCTATATAGCGTTGCGGCAGGCTGGCAGGCGGTGCAACTGCGCCCGGACAGTCTGGCGTTGCCGCGGGTGGTGGTGCTGCGCTATCGCCTGCCAGGCCAGCGTTTCAGTCGCGGGCTGTGCATCGCCCGCGATGCGCTGGCGCCCGAGCAGCACCGGCGCCTGCGCTTGCGTCTGAAGTTCAGCCGACGGCGCTGGGCTGAGCCTGGTACGTCGGCGTCAGAATAG
- the rpoE gene encoding RNA polymerase sigma factor RpoE yields MLTQEDDQQLVERVQRGDKRAFDLLVLKYQHKILGLIVRFVHDTHEAQDVAQEAFVKAYRALGNFRGDSAFYTWLYRIAINTAKNYLVSRGRRPPDSDVSSDDAEFYDGDHGLKDIESPERALLRDEIEATVHRTIAQLPDDLRTALTLREFEGLSYEDIAGVMQCPVGTVRSRIFRAREAIDKSLQPLLQET; encoded by the coding sequence ATGCTAACCCAGGAAGATGATCAGCAGCTGGTCGAGCGAGTGCAGCGTGGTGACAAGCGTGCCTTCGATCTGTTGGTGCTGAAGTATCAGCACAAGATCCTCGGTTTGATCGTGCGATTCGTGCACGACACCCACGAGGCTCAGGATGTCGCTCAGGAGGCTTTCGTAAAAGCCTACCGAGCGCTTGGAAACTTTCGCGGTGACAGCGCGTTCTATACATGGCTGTACCGCATCGCCATCAACACGGCGAAGAATTATCTGGTGTCACGCGGTCGGCGGCCGCCAGATAGTGATGTCAGTAGCGATGACGCGGAGTTCTATGACGGCGACCACGGCCTCAAGGACATCGAGTCACCGGAGCGGGCATTGCTGCGCGACGAGATCGAAGCCACCGTGCATCGAACCATCGCCCAGTTGCCGGATGATTTGCGCACGGCCCTGACCCTGCGTGAGTTCGAAGGCTTGAGTTACGAGGACATTGCCGGCGTCATGCAGTGTCCGGTAGGTACGGTGCGTTCGCGGATATTCCGTGCGCGTGAGGCAATTGATAAGTCCCTGCAGCCTCTGTTGCAGGAAACCTAA
- a CDS encoding FAD assembly factor SdhE, with translation MVEQSELNRLFWHSRRGMLELDVLLVPFVKEVYPSLDAENQARYRKLLECEDQDMFGWFMQRGEPEDADLRHIVRMILDRVQPK, from the coding sequence ATGGTTGAGCAAAGTGAACTGAATCGCCTGTTCTGGCATAGCCGCCGTGGCATGCTGGAGCTGGACGTGCTGCTGGTGCCTTTCGTCAAGGAGGTATACCCGAGCCTGGATGCCGAGAACCAGGCGCGCTATCGCAAGCTGCTGGAGTGCGAGGATCAGGACATGTTCGGCTGGTTCATGCAGCGCGGCGAGCCCGAGGATGCCGACCTGCGCCATATCGTGCGCATGATCCTGGACCGTGTCCAACCCAAGTGA
- the nadB gene encoding L-aspartate oxidase, producing MSQHFQHDVLVIGSGAAGLTLALTLPSHLRIAVLSKGKLANGSTYWAQGGVAAVLDDTDTVESHVADTLNAGAGLCSEDAVRFTVEHSREAIQWLIDQGVPFTRDDETAREDGGFEFHLTREGGHSHRRIIHAADATGAAIFNTLLEQARQRPNIELLEQRVAVDLITERKLGLDGERCLGAYVLDRDRGEVDTFSARFVILATGGAAKVYLYTSNPDGACGDGIAMAWRAGCRVGNLEFNQFHPTCLYHPQAKSFLITEAVRGEGGLLKLPNGERFMQRFDERAELAPRDIVARAIDHEMKRLGVDCVYLDISHKPAEFIKSHFPTVYERCLGFGIDITKQPIPVVPAAHYTCGGVVVDQHGRTDVPGLYAIGETSFTGLHGANRMASNSLLECFVYARSACADIVEQLDTIGMPTNLPDWDASQVTDSDEDVIIAHNWDELRRFMWDYVGIVRTNKRLQRAQHRVRLLLDEIDEFYSNYKVSRDLIELRNLALVAELMIRSAMQRHESRGLHYTLDYPEQLAEARDTILTPTYQAQPSAVG from the coding sequence ATGAGCCAACACTTCCAGCACGATGTTCTGGTCATCGGCAGCGGCGCCGCAGGCCTGACGCTCGCCCTCACCCTACCTTCCCATCTGCGCATCGCGGTATTGAGCAAAGGCAAGCTGGCCAATGGCTCGACCTACTGGGCGCAAGGTGGCGTGGCAGCCGTTCTGGACGATACCGACACGGTCGAATCACACGTCGCCGACACCCTCAACGCCGGTGCCGGTCTGTGCAGCGAAGACGCCGTGCGTTTCACCGTAGAACACAGCCGCGAGGCCATCCAGTGGCTGATCGATCAGGGCGTCCCCTTCACCCGAGACGATGAAACCGCGCGCGAGGACGGCGGCTTCGAGTTCCATCTGACCCGCGAGGGCGGCCACAGCCATCGGCGCATCATCCACGCCGCCGACGCGACCGGCGCGGCAATTTTCAATACCCTGCTGGAGCAGGCCCGACAACGCCCGAACATCGAGCTGCTGGAGCAGCGCGTCGCCGTCGACCTGATTACCGAGCGCAAGCTCGGCCTGGATGGCGAGCGCTGCCTGGGCGCTTACGTACTGGATCGTGACCGCGGTGAAGTGGACACCTTCAGCGCGCGCTTCGTGATTCTCGCCACCGGCGGCGCGGCCAAGGTCTACCTCTATACCAGCAACCCCGACGGCGCCTGTGGCGATGGCATCGCCATGGCCTGGCGTGCCGGCTGTCGCGTCGGCAACCTGGAGTTCAACCAGTTCCACCCTACCTGCCTGTATCACCCGCAGGCCAAGAGCTTCCTGATCACCGAAGCCGTGCGTGGCGAAGGCGGCCTGCTCAAGCTGCCCAATGGCGAACGCTTCATGCAGCGTTTCGATGAGCGCGCCGAACTGGCACCACGCGATATCGTTGCCCGCGCCATCGACCATGAAATGAAGCGCCTGGGTGTCGACTGCGTGTACCTGGACATCAGTCACAAGCCGGCCGAATTCATCAAGAGTCATTTCCCCACCGTCTACGAACGCTGCCTGGGCTTTGGCATCGACATCACCAAGCAGCCCATCCCGGTGGTGCCGGCGGCGCATTACACCTGCGGTGGCGTGGTGGTCGACCAGCATGGCCGCACCGACGTGCCCGGCCTCTACGCCATTGGCGAAACCAGCTTCACCGGCCTGCATGGCGCCAACCGCATGGCCAGCAATTCGCTGCTCGAATGCTTCGTTTATGCGCGCTCAGCCTGCGCCGATATCGTCGAGCAGCTGGACACTATCGGCATGCCCACCAACCTCCCAGACTGGGACGCCAGCCAGGTGACCGACTCCGACGAGGACGTGATCATCGCCCACAACTGGGATGAGCTGCGGCGTTTCATGTGGGACTACGTCGGCATCGTGCGCACCAACAAGCGTCTGCAGCGCGCGCAACACCGGGTGCGCCTGCTGCTGGACGAGATCGACGAGTTCTACAGCAACTACAAGGTCAGTCGCGATTTGATCGAGCTGCGCAACCTCGCACTGGTCGCCGAGCTGATGATCCGCTCGGCCATGCAGCGTCATGAAAGCCGCGGGCTGCACTACACCCTCGACTACCCCGAGCAGTTGGCCGAAGCCCGCGACACTATTCTGACGCCGACGTACCAGGCTCAGCCCAGCGCCGTCGGCTGA
- a CDS encoding sigma-E factor negative regulatory protein, which produces MSRETLQESLSAVMDNEADELELRRVLTASDDGELRGTWSRYQLARAAMHRELVVPHLDIASAVSAALADEAVPARKTPIWRSVGRVAVAASVTVAVLAGVRFYNQDDLSGAQLAQQEASPVLSVPQVQGPALLAGYNSSEEAGEAAEAGTASWHEQRLPNYLRQHAQEAVMGTGETALPYARAASLENR; this is translated from the coding sequence ATGAGTCGTGAAACCCTGCAGGAATCGCTGTCCGCGGTGATGGATAACGAAGCGGACGAACTGGAACTGCGGCGTGTGCTAACAGCCAGCGATGATGGCGAGCTGCGCGGCACCTGGTCGCGTTACCAGCTCGCCCGTGCAGCCATGCATCGTGAGCTGGTGGTGCCGCATCTGGACATCGCATCTGCGGTTTCCGCGGCGCTGGCCGACGAAGCCGTTCCGGCACGCAAGACGCCGATCTGGCGTAGTGTCGGGCGTGTAGCCGTCGCAGCATCGGTAACCGTTGCAGTGCTGGCGGGTGTGCGCTTCTACAATCAGGATGACCTGAGCGGCGCCCAATTGGCCCAACAGGAGGCTTCTCCGGTACTCTCGGTACCGCAGGTGCAAGGTCCTGCGCTGCTCGCTGGTTACAACAGCAGCGAGGAAGCCGGCGAAGCCGCCGAAGCTGGCACTGCCAGCTGGCATGAGCAGCGCTTGCCGAACTACCTGCGTCAACATGCGCAGGAAGCCGTGATGGGTACCGGTGAAACCGCTCTGCCTTATGCTCGGGCTGCAAGTCTGGAAAACCGCTAA